One Indicator indicator isolate 239-I01 chromosome 21, UM_Iind_1.1, whole genome shotgun sequence DNA segment encodes these proteins:
- the CEND1 gene encoding cell cycle exit and neuronal differentiation protein 1 translates to MDSKGNVRSGNKPDAKAPSSGKAEKPNPGPTTNADKKEIPKEQPAPATATSATKKAGGDAAVANNHSNLKPSPAAAETQEAPSQCPDSDHKGNSSEEAAGSTFDNMKPLIILGGVAVAALAVIVGVAFLARKK, encoded by the coding sequence ATGGATTCCAAAGGCAACGTCCGTAGTGGAAACAAACCTGACGCCAAGGCCCCCAGCTctggaaaggcagaaaagcCCAACCCTGGGCCCACCACGAATGCAGACAAGAAGGAGATCCCCAaagagcagccagctcctgccactgccacctctgccaccaAGAAGGCGGGAGGGGACGCTGCCGTCGCCAACAACCACAGCAACCTGAAGCCCAGCCCTGCCGCCGCCGAGACGCAAGAGGCCCCCAGCCAGTGCCCTGACTCTGACCACAAGGGAAACAGCTcggaggaggcagcaggcagcaccttCGACAACATGAAGCCCTTGATCATCCTGGGAGGAGTGGCGGTGGCCGCGCTGGCGGTGATCGTGGGAGTGGCCTTCCTAGCCCGGAAAAAATGA